In Oryza sativa Japonica Group chromosome 3, ASM3414082v1, one DNA window encodes the following:
- the LOC4331330 gene encoding uncharacterized protein, translated as MEHPVSNTMEPDLRAKDHRACSASATDTSSRIIAQWAARRRQLACDDQVIDRRDRDSELLALARLHAVSMLDASFLRAHDDAGGGGGRRARSPERALVRRIAREWTASSRTSPRGGGAGGEELLGETERQRVRAVRERVRMASQGQGHGGAHTPRLMRGRGRHGQDVVTRMAMERQRELQGLSDHRAVSAFAHRARIQSFLRGRSFHSGSPMHDERPLSMAARELGQLRQSHPVSRFREEVRSRTEVTTNGPATNHTGPMDTIVDLHLHENDHRQENATHNEIQTHQSMENESVDIQRSITTSNDDVVQSDFGQEQLHRYEDYPDSGSSEEASEQSDSSSPSDNSNQQEEETYEQQTNLLWSRETSSSEDGDHEWNVMNSQEAEAQWRSGPSFSSNRNINRFSPPDDDVYGVELRELLSRRSVSNLLRSGFRESLDQLIQSYVRRQEEHDDPLDWDYQRQGTATGLHSDDQGEDRIDEATNQTVSDTRDHQPSILPQQRHWQMELPHHHHNWSQQAMRHSELDWDAIHVLRDDLTGLQRGMTSMQQMLEACMEMQMELQRSIKQEVSAALNRSLAVPAGEEGMLEDGSEWKLARKGTCCICCDRQIDSLLYRCGHMCTCSKCASELLHGVGKCPLCRAPIVEGLLTWASPSRFRLLDAPGLLAAVEEMELQGSLFCLCGLGVYSFGCNSVQRYSATKTDKNKSSDLIIQPQINDVTEESNQRPTDSSEINPTVGVFGEHYLFWTQHICQLSSHRDGTIYNNQLYWKNNYDIDVTNREETPVEPMRYSVATRCNPDLENCLCMTCQMVQIFSLKLAHTSINSGPTQLYGYIAARDHVDSMLNYVFNRSRDDPIAVNQGSLIEMTGPKRGIALIPECLFEFDMRIKTGEKEEDDLQLIDGMIELDEMRMPETPYTTRINGDSGSVDLCLANVSNGVEATVEVVISELMVNGFDLSISCVVSSSRYEYDESKEFQIFGGSIGEACGLRRFVLAVYLDTDAAEVEVLVACSLYP; from the exons ATGGAGCACCCAGTTAGTAATACCATGGAGCCGGATCTCCGGGCCAAGGACCACCGCGcgtgctccgcctccgccaccgacaCGTCGTCCAGGATCATCGCGCAgtgggcggcgcgccgccgccagctggCGTGCGACGACCAGGTGATCGACCGCCGCGACCGCGACTCCGAGCTGCTCGCTCTCGCGCGCCTCCACGCCGTCTCCATGCTCGACGCCTCCTTCCTCCGCGCACACGacgatgccggcggcggcggcggcaggcgtgcGCGTTCGCCGGAGCGCGCGCTGGTGCGGAGGATCGCGCGGGAGTGGACGGCGTCGTCGCGGACGTCCccgcgcgggggcggcgccggcggcgaggagctgcTTGGCGAGACGGAGCGGCAGCGGGTGCGCGCCGTGCGGGAGCGCGTGCGCATGGCAAGCCAGGGGCAGGGGCACGGTGGCGCGCACACGCCCAGGCTGAtgcgtgggcgtgggcggcaTGGGCAGGACGTGGTGACGCGCATGGCCATGGAACGCCAGCGCGAGCTGCAGGGCctctccgaccaccgcgccgtcTCCGCCTTCGCTCACCGCGCCCGCATTCAG TCTTTTCTACGAGGTAGATCCTTCCATAGTGGAAGCCCTATGCATGATGAGAGACCACTCTCTATGGCAGCCAGAGAATTAGGACAGCTTAGACAGAGTCATCCAGTCTCTAGATTCAG GGAAGAAGTTCGCTCAAGAACAGAAGTTACCACAAATGGCCCAGCAACAAACCACACTGGACCCATGGATACTATTGTAGATCTGCACTTACATGAAAATGATCATCGCCAAGAGAATGCTACTCACAATGAAATCCAGACACATCAATCAATGGAAAATGAATCTGTAGATATCCAAAGAAGTATAACAACCAGTAATGATGATGTTGTCCAAAGTGACTTTGGTCAAGAACAGCTTCACAGATATGAAGATTATCCAGATTCAGGGTCCTCAGAAGAGGCCAGTGAACAATCTGATTCTTCCAGTCCATCTGACAATagcaatcaacaagaagaagaaacttacgagcaGCAAACTAATCTGCTATGGTCAAGAGAGACATCTAGTAGTGAAGATGGAGATCATGAATGGAATGTTATGAATTCTCAAGAAGCTGAAGCACAATGGAGGTCAGGTCCAAGTTTTTCTTCCAACCGAAATATTAACAGGTTCAGTCCACCGGACGATGATGTATATGGAGTGGAGCTCAGAGAACTCCTAAGCAG GCGTAGCGTCTCTAATCTTCTTCGTAGTGGCTTCCGAGAAAGTTTGGACCAGCTGATACAATCGTACGTTCGAAGACAAGAAGAGCATGATGATCCTCTTGATTGGGATTATCAAAGGCAGGGAACAGCTACTGGGTTACACAGCGACGATCAAGGTGAAGACAGGATCGATGAAGCAACAAATCAGACTGTTTCTGACACCAGGGATCACCAGCCGTCGATTCTTCCACAGCAACGGCATTGGCAGATGGAActgcctcatcatcatcataacTGGAGTCAACAAGCCATGCGTCATTCTGAACTT GACTGGGATGCCATCCATGTTCTGCGAGATGACCTGACCGGACTACAGCGAGGGATGACCAGCATGCAGCAGATGCTAGAAGCTTGCATGGAGATGCAGATGGAGTTGCAGCGCTCCATCAAACAAGAAGTCTCTGCTGCTCTGAACCGCTCACTAGCCGTTCCTGCAG GCGAAGAAGGGATGTTAGAGGATGGATCAGAGTGGAAGCTAGCGAGGAAAGGAACATGCTGCATCTGCTGTGACAGGCAAATTGACTCGCTTCTTTACAG ATGTGGGCATATGTGCACCTGCTCAAAGTGCGCGAGCGAGCTGCTCCACGGGGTGGGCAAATGCCCACTGTGCCGTGCGCCTATCGTCGAG GGTTTACTTACCTGGGCATCTCCGAGCCGGTTTCGACTCCTTGATGCTCCTGGTCTCTTGGCAGCTGTGGAAGAAATGGAACTCCAGGGTTCTCTCTTCTGTCTATGTGGTCTTGGAGTCTATTCTTTCGGATG TAACAGCGTGCAACGCTACTCGGCAACTAAAACTGACAAGAACAAGAGCAGCGATCTGATCATTCAGCCTCAAATTAACGACGTTACAGAGGAGAGCAACCAGAGGCCTACCGATAGCAGTGAGATCAACCCTACTGTTGGTGTTTTTGGGGAACATTATTTGTTCTGGACTcaacacatttgtcagcttagCAGCCACCGTGATGGCACCATATACAACAACCAGCTTTATTGGAAAAATAATTATGATATCGATGTCACTAACCGTGAAGAGA CTCCGGTGGAGCCAATGAGGTACTCAGTGGCCACACGATGCAATCCTGATCTGGAAAACTGTCTATGCATGACATGTCAAATGGTGCAGATTTTCTCATTGAAGTTGGCTCACACTAGTATAAATAGTGGTCCAACACAGTTATATGGATATATTGCAGCACGGGATCATGTCGACTCAATGCTTAATTATGTTTTCAATCGCAGCAGAGATGATCCCATCGCCGTGAACCAG GGTTCTCTTATCGAAATGACTGGCCCTAAGAGAGGCATTGCACTGATCCCCGAATGTCTGTTTGAGTTTGACATGAGAATCAAAACtggggagaaagaagaagatgatCTACAGCTGATCGACGGAATGATAGAGTTGGACGAAATGAGAATGCCCGAGACGCCGTACACAACTCGCATCAATGGCGATTCTGGCTCCGTCGACCTGTGTTTAGCGAATGTTTCTAACGGAGTAGAGGCAACGGTGGAAGTTGTCATATCGGAACTGATGGTGAATGGTTTTGATCTATCGATCAGCTGTGTTGTTTCAAGTTCAAGGTACGAATACGATGAAAGTAAAGAGTTTCAGATATTCGGTGGCAGTATTGGTGAGGCGTGTGGCCTAAGAAGGTTTGTGTTGGCTGTCTACTTGGACACTGATGCAGCTGAAGTTGAAG TTTTGGTTGCCTGCAGTCTGTACCCCTAA
- the LOC4331331 gene encoding UPF0548 protein At2g17695 isoform X1 — protein sequence MPISYVVVVPGWIIGQHCSEKSMAWGGLFLSFSRPSQDQQKSCLSAAGGFNYDAPLHGASRPKSVAKLTAGDTEASDKALVERGFFVNRSRVLVGSGTTTFNHAKSALLSWKHLALGWANVEPDTPVKAGTRFCICYKELIPWVMLPLQIAYVTDGNGGNSSGHGKGCVFAYGSGTLQGHLLAGEERFSVQLDEDDQVWYEVMSFSKPAHILSSLCYPYVQLRQKHFAHQSGQALLRHVASRSRDTR from the exons ATGCCGATTTCGTACGTGGTCGTGGTCCCTGGGTGGATTATTGGACA GCATTGCAGCGAGAAATCCATGGCATGGGGAGGTCTCTTCTTGAGCTTCAGCCGTCCCTCACAGGACCAACAGAAGTCATGCCTTTCAGCTGCTGGTGGTTTCAACTATGATGCGCCTCTCCATGGTGCctcaagaccaaaatcagtagCTAAATTGACTGCGGGAGATACTGAAGCAAGTGACAAAGCGCTTGTCGAGCGCGGCTTCTTCGTGAACCGTTCACGTGTTCTGGTTGGCTCTGGCACTACCACCTTCAACCATGCCAAATCCGCGCTTCTCTCCTGGAA GCATTTGGCACTAGGCTGGGCAAATGTGGAACCCGACACACCGGTGAAGGCTGGAACAAGGTTCTGCATTTGTTACAAGGAGCTGATCCCTTGGGTCATGTTGCCCCTCCAGATTGCCTATGTGACCGATGGCAATGGAGGCAACTCCTCAGGCCATGGAAAAGGCTGCGTTTTTGCTTATGGTAGCGGCACTCTACAAGGCCATCTGCTG GCAGGGGAGGAGAGGTTCTCGGTGCAGCTGGACGAAGACGATCAGGTGTGGTACGAGGTGATGTCCTTCTCGAAGCCAGCACACATCCTGTCCAGCCTCTGCTACCCGTACGTGCAGCTGAGGCAGAAGCATTTCGCGCATCAGTCAGGGCAGGCACTGCTCAGGCATGTTGCCAGCCGCTCCAGGGACACACGGTGA
- the LOC4331331 gene encoding UPF0548 protein At2g17695 isoform 2 (isoform 2 is encoded by transcript variant 2) has protein sequence MPISYVVVVPGWIIGHEKSMAWGGLFLSFSRPSQDQQKSCLSAAGGFNYDAPLHGASRPKSVAKLTAGDTEASDKALVERGFFVNRSRVLVGSGTTTFNHAKSALLSWKHLALGWANVEPDTPVKAGTRFCICYKELIPWVMLPLQIAYVTDGNGGNSSGHGKGCVFAYGSGTLQGHLLAGEERFSVQLDEDDQVWYEVMSFSKPAHILSSLCYPYVQLRQKHFAHQSGQALLRHVASRSRDTR, from the exons ATGCCGATTTCGTACGTGGTCGTGGTCCCTGGGTGGATTATTGGACA CGAGAAATCCATGGCATGGGGAGGTCTCTTCTTGAGCTTCAGCCGTCCCTCACAGGACCAACAGAAGTCATGCCTTTCAGCTGCTGGTGGTTTCAACTATGATGCGCCTCTCCATGGTGCctcaagaccaaaatcagtagCTAAATTGACTGCGGGAGATACTGAAGCAAGTGACAAAGCGCTTGTCGAGCGCGGCTTCTTCGTGAACCGTTCACGTGTTCTGGTTGGCTCTGGCACTACCACCTTCAACCATGCCAAATCCGCGCTTCTCTCCTGGAA GCATTTGGCACTAGGCTGGGCAAATGTGGAACCCGACACACCGGTGAAGGCTGGAACAAGGTTCTGCATTTGTTACAAGGAGCTGATCCCTTGGGTCATGTTGCCCCTCCAGATTGCCTATGTGACCGATGGCAATGGAGGCAACTCCTCAGGCCATGGAAAAGGCTGCGTTTTTGCTTATGGTAGCGGCACTCTACAAGGCCATCTGCTG GCAGGGGAGGAGAGGTTCTCGGTGCAGCTGGACGAAGACGATCAGGTGTGGTACGAGGTGATGTCCTTCTCGAAGCCAGCACACATCCTGTCCAGCCTCTGCTACCCGTACGTGCAGCTGAGGCAGAAGCATTTCGCGCATCAGTCAGGGCAGGCACTGCTCAGGCATGTTGCCAGCCGCTCCAGGGACACACGGTGA
- the LOC4331331 gene encoding UPF0548 protein At2g17695 isoform 3 (isoform 3 is encoded by transcript variant 3), giving the protein MQNKYPYYRFIAHIMIFNSEIIRHCSEKSMAWGGLFLSFSRPSQDQQKSCLSAAGGFNYDAPLHGASRPKSVAKLTAGDTEASDKALVERGFFVNRSRVLVGSGTTTFNHAKSALLSWKHLALGWANVEPDTPVKAGTRFCICYKELIPWVMLPLQIAYVTDGNGGNSSGHGKGCVFAYGSGTLQGHLLAGEERFSVQLDEDDQVWYEVMSFSKPAHILSSLCYPYVQLRQKHFAHQSGQALLRHVASRSRDTR; this is encoded by the exons ATGCAAAATAAATATCCATATTACCGTTTCATTGCCCACATTATGATCTTTAATTCGGAAATAATAAGGCATTGCAGCGAGAAATCCATGGCATGGGGAGGTCTCTTCTTGAGCTTCAGCCGTCCCTCACAGGACCAACAGAAGTCATGCCTTTCAGCTGCTGGTGGTTTCAACTATGATGCGCCTCTCCATGGTGCctcaagaccaaaatcagtagCTAAATTGACTGCGGGAGATACTGAAGCAAGTGACAAAGCGCTTGTCGAGCGCGGCTTCTTCGTGAACCGTTCACGTGTTCTGGTTGGCTCTGGCACTACCACCTTCAACCATGCCAAATCCGCGCTTCTCTCCTGGAA GCATTTGGCACTAGGCTGGGCAAATGTGGAACCCGACACACCGGTGAAGGCTGGAACAAGGTTCTGCATTTGTTACAAGGAGCTGATCCCTTGGGTCATGTTGCCCCTCCAGATTGCCTATGTGACCGATGGCAATGGAGGCAACTCCTCAGGCCATGGAAAAGGCTGCGTTTTTGCTTATGGTAGCGGCACTCTACAAGGCCATCTGCTG GCAGGGGAGGAGAGGTTCTCGGTGCAGCTGGACGAAGACGATCAGGTGTGGTACGAGGTGATGTCCTTCTCGAAGCCAGCACACATCCTGTCCAGCCTCTGCTACCCGTACGTGCAGCTGAGGCAGAAGCATTTCGCGCATCAGTCAGGGCAGGCACTGCTCAGGCATGTTGCCAGCCGCTCCAGGGACACACGGTGA
- the LOC4331331 gene encoding UPF0548 protein At2g17695 isoform X2, whose translation MAWGGLFLSFSRPSQDQQKSCLSAAGGFNYDAPLHGASRPKSVAKLTAGDTEASDKALVERGFFVNRSRVLVGSGTTTFNHAKSALLSWKHLALGWANVEPDTPVKAGTRFCICYKELIPWVMLPLQIAYVTDGNGGNSSGHGKGCVFAYGSGTLQGHLLAGEERFSVQLDEDDQVWYEVMSFSKPAHILSSLCYPYVQLRQKHFAHQSGQALLRHVASRSRDTR comes from the exons ATGGCATGGGGAGGTCTCTTCTTGAGCTTCAGCCGTCCCTCACAGGACCAACAGAAGTCATGCCTTTCAGCTGCTGGTGGTTTCAACTATGATGCGCCTCTCCATGGTGCctcaagaccaaaatcagtagCTAAATTGACTGCGGGAGATACTGAAGCAAGTGACAAAGCGCTTGTCGAGCGCGGCTTCTTCGTGAACCGTTCACGTGTTCTGGTTGGCTCTGGCACTACCACCTTCAACCATGCCAAATCCGCGCTTCTCTCCTGGAA GCATTTGGCACTAGGCTGGGCAAATGTGGAACCCGACACACCGGTGAAGGCTGGAACAAGGTTCTGCATTTGTTACAAGGAGCTGATCCCTTGGGTCATGTTGCCCCTCCAGATTGCCTATGTGACCGATGGCAATGGAGGCAACTCCTCAGGCCATGGAAAAGGCTGCGTTTTTGCTTATGGTAGCGGCACTCTACAAGGCCATCTGCTG GCAGGGGAGGAGAGGTTCTCGGTGCAGCTGGACGAAGACGATCAGGTGTGGTACGAGGTGATGTCCTTCTCGAAGCCAGCACACATCCTGTCCAGCCTCTGCTACCCGTACGTGCAGCTGAGGCAGAAGCATTTCGCGCATCAGTCAGGGCAGGCACTGCTCAGGCATGTTGCCAGCCGCTCCAGGGACACACGGTGA
- the LOC4331332 gene encoding cyclin-dependent protein kinase inhibitor EL2, with amino-acid sequence MSASPEFYRPSPPAFSPSCAAGTSTTEVDEYSCCRTPTPGIREPATCPPAPRKPRPVACRKLLFDPAQQQGKGKAISLRLDELERLFRPITNNANLHLQTNKPTHT; translated from the coding sequence ATGTCCGCCTCGCCCGAGTTCTAcaggccctcgccgccggccttctCGCCCTCCTGCGCCGCCGGTACCAGTACCACGGAGGTCGACGAGTACAGCTGCTGCCGGACGCCAACGCCGGGAATCAGGGAGCCAGCCACCTGCCCGCCGGCGCCCCGGAAGCCCAGGCCGGTGGCCTGCAGGAAGCTCCTCTTCGACCCAGCTCAGCagcaggggaaggggaaggccaTCAGCCTGCGTCTCGACGAGCTGGAGCGCCTCTTCCGCCCCATCACCAATAATGCCAACCTTCACCTCCAAACCAACAAGCCCACCCATACCTGA